A window from Mauremys reevesii isolate NIE-2019 linkage group 9, ASM1616193v1, whole genome shotgun sequence encodes these proteins:
- the LOC120372004 gene encoding small nuclear ribonucleoprotein F-like — protein sequence MSLPLIPKPFLNGLTGKPVMVKLKWGMEYKGCLVSVDGYMNMQLANTEEYIDGALSGHLGEVLIRCNNVLSIRGVEEEDGEMRE from the coding sequence ATGAGCTTGCCCCTGATCCCCAAGCCCTTCCTGAATGGGCTGACCGGGAAGCCGGTGATGGTGAAGCTGAAGTGGGGGATGGAGTACAAGGGCTGCCTGGTGTCTGTCGACGGCTACATGAACATGCAGCTTGCAAACACAGAAGAATACATTGATGGTGCATTGTCAGGACACCTTGGTGAAGTTTTGATAAGGTGTAACAATGTCCTGTCCATCAGAGGAGTAGAAGAAGAAGATGGGGAAATGAGAGAATAA